A genomic segment from Luteibacter aegosomatis encodes:
- the rbfA gene encoding 30S ribosome-binding factor RbfA, which translates to MPSRDFKRTDRVSAELRREIGLLVHAAVRDHALPSVSVSDVETTKDLDVATVWVTALMPEKSAEAVKALKELAKEFRRELSRSMRLRRVPELRFKYDESVDRGERIETLLRENPVPPAEPAGEE; encoded by the coding sequence ATGCCGTCCCGTGATTTCAAGCGCACCGACCGCGTGTCCGCCGAGCTTCGCCGCGAGATCGGCCTGCTGGTGCATGCCGCCGTGCGCGACCATGCGTTGCCATCCGTCAGCGTGTCCGACGTGGAAACGACCAAGGACCTGGACGTGGCCACCGTGTGGGTGACCGCGCTGATGCCCGAGAAGTCGGCCGAGGCCGTGAAGGCCCTCAAGGAGCTGGCCAAGGAATTCCGCCGGGAGCTTTCGCGCTCCATGCGCCTTCGCCGCGTGCCCGAGCTGCGTTTCAAGTACGACGAATCGGTCGACCGCGGCGAGCGCATCGAGACGCTGCTGCGCGAAAACCCCGTACCGCCGGCGGAGCCCGCCGGCGAGGAATGA
- the infB gene encoding translation initiation factor IF-2, whose product MSDVTIKQLAQVLEMPVEKLLGQLDKAGMNFNNADQVISSTEKVKLLGFLRRTHGKSEAAAETDDSAPRQITLKRRTVGELKVNSGTGRGAGPAKTVNVEVRAKRTYVKRSAIGEDAPVDAEREDAARKLAESQAQREHDESQRREEAERRQQAEEARLAAEAEARRQEEAAAEARRQAEAEQQAAAERARAEEARVAAEAVQPESAPAAGEAAAPAGADDAPTHQVAKLDTRSLGMILPRIHEPRKRERVVSKPAPLPAPAPAPAAVRPAAPAARPAASGSPAARPAPGAVAAANDARGNARPKHGAGGGNGGRGGEREPGGKRFAGGEMHLSDADRARRSSGKGGRGKPGRGGRIEPSRGQVASSGPHGFTRPTAAVVRDVVIGDNNLVAELAQKMAVKGAEVVKALFKMGVMATINQTIDHDTAALVVEELGHNPVRATDNDAEAALASHTQSVELDGEKVTRPPVVTIMGHVDHGKTSLLDYIRRTKVASGEAGGITQHIGAYHVETSRGVVTFLDTPGHAAFTAMRARGAQSTDIVVLVVAADDGVMPQTAEAVKHARAAKVPLIVALTKMDKSDTNVDHVKQGLANLEVIPEDWGGDTQFVPVSAKTGMGIDELLDAISIQAEVMELKAVADGRASGVVIESSLDRGRGPVATVLVQQGTLKKGDFVVCGVEYGRMRALIDETGKQVAEAGPSIPVQVLGLSGVPESGDDFVAVEDERLARQVAAERQQKRRENRLVTKSNRLEDIMAQMGQGEGQQTLNILVKADVQGSVEALRDSLTQIGNDLVKVNVISSGVGGITESEAQLAAASKALIIGFNVRADASARKVIDTAGLDVRYFSIIYDVIDQVKQAASGLLGMEVREEIIGIAQVRDVFRSSKFGAVAGCMVIEGIVKRSKPIRVLRDNVVVFQGELESLRRFKELVDEVRNGTECGIAVKQYNDVKVGDQIECFERIEVARTL is encoded by the coding sequence ATGTCGGACGTCACGATCAAACAACTGGCCCAGGTCCTGGAAATGCCGGTCGAGAAGCTCCTTGGGCAGCTCGACAAGGCCGGGATGAATTTCAACAACGCGGATCAGGTCATCAGCAGCACCGAAAAGGTGAAACTGCTCGGTTTCCTGCGCCGCACGCATGGCAAGAGCGAAGCCGCCGCCGAAACCGACGATTCCGCCCCGCGTCAGATCACCCTCAAGCGCCGCACCGTCGGTGAGCTCAAGGTGAACTCGGGCACCGGTCGCGGTGCCGGCCCGGCCAAGACGGTCAACGTCGAAGTCCGCGCCAAGCGCACCTACGTCAAGCGCAGCGCCATCGGCGAAGACGCACCGGTCGACGCCGAGCGCGAGGACGCCGCGCGCAAGCTCGCCGAATCGCAGGCCCAGCGCGAGCACGACGAATCGCAGCGTCGCGAGGAAGCCGAGCGCCGCCAGCAGGCCGAAGAAGCCCGCCTGGCTGCCGAGGCCGAAGCGCGCCGCCAGGAGGAAGCCGCCGCGGAGGCCCGTCGCCAGGCCGAAGCCGAGCAGCAGGCCGCCGCCGAGCGGGCTCGCGCCGAGGAGGCGCGCGTCGCCGCCGAGGCCGTGCAGCCCGAGTCGGCACCCGCTGCCGGCGAAGCGGCCGCACCGGCCGGCGCCGACGACGCTCCGACCCACCAGGTCGCCAAGCTCGATACGCGCTCGCTCGGCATGATCCTGCCGCGCATCCACGAGCCGCGTAAGCGCGAGCGCGTGGTCTCCAAGCCGGCGCCCCTGCCGGCACCCGCTCCCGCGCCGGCGGCTGTCCGCCCGGCGGCGCCTGCCGCACGCCCGGCCGCTTCCGGTTCGCCGGCGGCGCGTCCGGCACCGGGTGCCGTCGCCGCCGCCAACGACGCGCGCGGCAATGCGCGCCCGAAGCACGGCGCCGGTGGTGGCAACGGTGGCCGTGGTGGCGAGCGCGAGCCGGGTGGCAAGCGCTTCGCCGGCGGCGAGATGCATCTTTCCGATGCCGATCGCGCGCGCCGTTCCAGCGGCAAGGGCGGTCGTGGCAAGCCGGGCCGTGGCGGTCGCATCGAGCCGAGCCGCGGCCAGGTCGCGTCCAGCGGTCCTCACGGGTTCACCCGTCCCACCGCGGCCGTGGTGCGCGACGTGGTCATCGGCGACAACAACCTCGTGGCCGAACTCGCGCAGAAGATGGCCGTGAAGGGTGCCGAGGTGGTGAAGGCGCTGTTCAAGATGGGCGTCATGGCGACCATCAACCAGACCATCGACCACGACACCGCCGCGTTGGTGGTCGAAGAGCTGGGCCATAACCCGGTTCGCGCCACCGACAACGACGCGGAAGCGGCGCTGGCCTCGCACACGCAGAGCGTCGAGCTCGACGGCGAGAAGGTCACCCGTCCGCCGGTGGTCACCATCATGGGCCACGTCGACCACGGCAAGACCTCGCTGCTCGACTACATCCGTCGCACCAAGGTCGCCTCGGGCGAAGCCGGCGGCATCACGCAGCACATCGGCGCTTACCACGTCGAGACGAGCCGCGGCGTGGTGACCTTCCTCGACACCCCGGGCCACGCGGCGTTCACCGCCATGCGTGCGCGCGGCGCGCAGTCCACGGACATCGTGGTACTGGTCGTCGCCGCCGACGACGGCGTCATGCCGCAGACCGCCGAGGCGGTGAAGCATGCGCGTGCCGCCAAGGTGCCGCTGATCGTCGCGCTGACCAAGATGGACAAGTCGGACACCAACGTCGACCACGTCAAGCAGGGCCTCGCGAATCTCGAAGTCATCCCGGAAGACTGGGGCGGCGATACGCAGTTCGTGCCGGTCTCGGCGAAGACTGGCATGGGTATCGACGAACTGCTCGACGCGATCTCGATCCAGGCCGAAGTGATGGAGCTCAAGGCCGTGGCCGACGGCCGCGCCTCGGGCGTGGTCATCGAATCCAGCCTCGATCGCGGTCGCGGTCCGGTGGCCACCGTACTGGTGCAGCAGGGCACGCTGAAGAAGGGCGACTTCGTCGTCTGTGGCGTCGAATACGGCCGCATGCGCGCGCTCATCGACGAAACCGGCAAGCAGGTCGCCGAAGCGGGCCCGTCCATCCCGGTGCAGGTGCTGGGTCTGTCCGGCGTGCCGGAGTCGGGTGACGACTTCGTGGCCGTCGAGGACGAGCGCCTCGCCCGCCAGGTGGCCGCCGAGCGTCAGCAGAAGCGTCGCGAGAACCGTCTGGTCACCAAGTCGAACCGCCTGGAAGACATCATGGCCCAGATGGGCCAGGGCGAAGGCCAGCAGACCCTCAATATCCTGGTCAAGGCCGACGTGCAGGGTTCGGTCGAAGCGTTGCGCGATTCGCTTACCCAGATCGGCAACGACCTGGTCAAGGTGAACGTCATCTCCTCCGGCGTCGGTGGCATCACCGAGTCCGAAGCCCAGCTGGCGGCGGCCTCCAAGGCGCTCATCATCGGCTTCAACGTCCGTGCCGACGCGTCGGCGCGCAAGGTGATCGATACGGCGGGCCTCGACGTCCGCTACTTCTCGATCATCTACGACGTGATCGACCAGGTGAAGCAGGCGGCGTCCGGCCTGCTCGGCATGGAAGTTCGCGAGGAGATCATCGGTATCGCCCAGGTGCGCGACGTGTTCCGTTCGTCGAAGTTCGGCGCGGTGGCCGGTTGCATGGTCATCGAAGGCATCGTCAAGCGTTCCAAGCCGATCCGCGTGCTTCGCGACAACGTGGTGGTGTTCCAGGGCGAACTGGAATCGCTGCGCCGCTTCAAGGAGCTGGTGGACGAGGTCCGCAACGGCACCGAGTGCGGTATCGCGGTGAAGCAGTACAACGACGTGAAGGTCGGCGACCAGATCGAGTGCTTCGAGCGCATCGAAGTCGCCCGTACGCTGTAA
- the nusA gene encoding transcription termination factor NusA: MSKELLLVVDAVANEKGVPREVIFEAMEAALASAAKKRYPDEDPDIRVEINRDTGDYETFRRWEIIENDGEMEDPSWQIRLMDAEDEAGEGEVAEVGGWIEHQIENAEFGRIAAQAAKQVIVQRVREAERQQVVDAFADRVGELVTGIVKRVERGNVYLDLGSNAEAFIPRDKTIPRESARVGDRVRGYLYEVKSEIRGPQLFVSRSAPEFMIELFKLEVPEVGQGLVEIKGCARDPGDRAKIAVVAHDSRTDPIGACIGMRGSRVQAVSNELNGERVDIILWHENQAQYVINAMAPAEVQSIIMDEEKHSMDIAVAEDKLSQAIGRGGQNVRLASKLTGWQLNVMTQDQVTAKSEAEQAAALNLFQEKLEVDEEIAGILVSEGFSSIEEIAYVPSAELLAVEGFDEDIVEELRARARDALLTEALAVEENVEGPSQELLELDGMDEATAFALAERNVKSLDDLGDLAVDELIDIEGMTEERASQLIMAARAPMIARLEKGG; the protein is encoded by the coding sequence ATGAGCAAAGAACTTTTGCTGGTAGTCGACGCGGTCGCCAACGAAAAGGGCGTGCCGCGCGAAGTCATTTTCGAAGCCATGGAAGCGGCGCTGGCCTCGGCCGCCAAGAAGCGCTACCCCGATGAGGATCCCGACATCCGCGTCGAGATCAACCGCGACACCGGCGACTACGAGACGTTCCGTCGCTGGGAGATCATCGAGAACGACGGCGAGATGGAAGATCCGTCCTGGCAGATTCGCCTGATGGACGCCGAAGACGAGGCGGGCGAGGGCGAGGTCGCCGAGGTCGGCGGCTGGATCGAACACCAGATCGAAAACGCCGAGTTCGGGCGCATCGCCGCCCAGGCCGCGAAGCAGGTGATCGTGCAGCGCGTTCGCGAAGCCGAGCGCCAGCAGGTGGTCGACGCCTTCGCCGACCGCGTCGGCGAGCTGGTCACCGGCATCGTCAAGCGCGTGGAGCGCGGCAACGTTTACCTCGACCTGGGCAGCAATGCCGAGGCGTTCATCCCGCGCGACAAGACGATTCCCCGCGAATCGGCCCGCGTCGGCGATCGCGTGCGTGGCTACCTCTACGAGGTGAAGTCGGAAATCCGCGGGCCGCAGCTGTTCGTTTCGCGCAGCGCGCCGGAGTTCATGATCGAGCTGTTCAAGCTCGAGGTGCCCGAGGTGGGCCAGGGCCTCGTCGAGATCAAGGGCTGCGCCCGCGATCCGGGCGATCGCGCCAAGATCGCCGTGGTGGCCCACGACAGCCGCACCGATCCCATCGGCGCGTGCATCGGCATGCGCGGTTCGCGCGTGCAGGCGGTGTCCAACGAGCTCAACGGCGAGCGCGTCGACATCATCCTGTGGCATGAGAACCAGGCCCAGTACGTCATCAACGCGATGGCGCCGGCCGAAGTGCAGTCGATCATCATGGACGAAGAAAAGCACTCCATGGACATCGCGGTGGCCGAGGACAAGCTGTCCCAGGCCATCGGCCGCGGCGGCCAGAACGTGCGCCTGGCCAGCAAGCTCACCGGCTGGCAGCTCAACGTGATGACGCAGGATCAGGTCACCGCCAAGAGCGAAGCCGAGCAGGCCGCCGCGCTCAACCTGTTCCAGGAAAAGCTCGAAGTCGACGAGGAAATCGCCGGCATCCTGGTTTCGGAAGGCTTCTCCTCCATCGAGGAAATCGCCTACGTGCCCAGTGCCGAACTGCTCGCCGTCGAGGGCTTCGACGAAGACATCGTGGAAGAGCTTCGCGCCCGTGCGCGCGACGCCCTGCTCACGGAAGCGTTGGCCGTCGAAGAAAACGTCGAAGGCCCCTCGCAGGAATTGCTCGAGCTCGACGGTATGGACGAGGCCACCGCCTTCGCCCTCGCCGAGCGTAACGTGAAGTCGCTCGACGACCTCGGCGACCTCGCGGTCGACGAGCTCATCGATATCGAAGGCATGACCGAAGAGCGCGCCTCGCAGCTGATCATGGCCGCGCGTGCTCCGATGATCGCCCGTCTGGAGAAGGGTGGCTAA
- the rimP gene encoding ribosome maturation factor RimP, with protein MDNNALSQRFSDIVADLGLEVMGIEFSPSDGQSTLRVYLDVTDAERERREAAESPPEVTIEDCEAASREFSAWLDVEDPIPGNYVLEVSSPGIDRPLFTAAQFARVAGQEVKVLLKAPIEGRRRLKGNVVEVAGERVVLEGEAGRFEFEHADVESARVVPDWVALGYAPQPKPKPGAKKKSK; from the coding sequence GTGGACAACAACGCACTCTCACAGCGCTTCTCGGACATCGTGGCCGATCTCGGCCTCGAGGTCATGGGCATCGAATTCTCCCCGTCGGACGGGCAAAGCACGTTGCGCGTCTATCTCGACGTCACCGATGCCGAGCGCGAACGCCGCGAGGCGGCCGAGTCGCCGCCCGAGGTGACCATCGAGGATTGCGAAGCCGCCAGCCGCGAATTCTCAGCGTGGCTCGACGTTGAAGATCCGATCCCCGGCAACTATGTACTGGAAGTCTCCTCGCCCGGTATCGACCGCCCCCTGTTCACGGCGGCGCAGTTCGCGCGCGTCGCCGGCCAGGAGGTGAAGGTGCTGCTGAAGGCCCCCATCGAGGGTCGTCGCCGCCTCAAGGGCAACGTGGTCGAGGTGGCCGGCGAGCGCGTGGTGCTGGAAGGCGAGGCAGGTCGGTTCGAATTCGAACACGCGGACGTCGAAAGCGCCCGCGTGGTGCCCGATTGGGTGGCCCTCGGCTATGCGCCGCAGCCCAAGCCCAAGCCGGGCGCGAAGAAGAAATCCAAATAA
- a CDS encoding GFA family protein has translation MRIHGACHCGRIAFDLDWPDDAPVVPRACGCTFCRKHGAAWTAHPAASLEVVDGAGVSHYRFGTETARFHVCPRCGAVPVCTSDIDGRLYAVVNVNTFEGFPGTLPAPAPVDFDGEDEGARLARRARGWIGTVVMRQG, from the coding sequence ATGCGAATCCATGGCGCATGCCATTGCGGCCGCATCGCTTTCGATCTCGACTGGCCCGACGACGCGCCGGTCGTTCCGCGTGCCTGCGGCTGCACCTTCTGCCGCAAGCACGGGGCCGCGTGGACGGCGCATCCCGCCGCCTCGCTCGAGGTCGTCGACGGCGCGGGCGTGTCTCACTACCGCTTCGGCACCGAAACCGCGCGATTCCACGTATGCCCCCGGTGCGGCGCCGTCCCGGTGTGCACCAGCGACATCGACGGTCGCCTGTACGCCGTCGTCAACGTGAATACGTTCGAAGGCTTTCCCGGAACGTTACCCGCTCCCGCCCCCGTGGACTTCGACGGGGAAGATGAGGGCGCGAGACTGGCACGGCGCGCCAGGGGCTGGATCGGTACGGTGGTGATGCGGCAGGGATGA
- a CDS encoding protease pro-enzyme activation domain-containing protein, with translation MKIDALAFGITRKSALTIAIALAMSSLSAHADEAWVSTHTQAAMMPEAAPQAMVAGATASAPVSSGYALNMTGTPHVDGAAVTAMAADHPLQVTVGLKLRNEDALQKFLAAVTTPGNPLYGKFLTPEQFKARFAPTQAQVDAVVAHLKQSGFDNIEVAPNHLLISATGNAAAAATGFHTSIKRFEANGREFFANDTPALVPASLGDAVGSVLGLQNVSVKHTMHHVYKPDVMTIPNAASPQAAAAVTGHHPQDFAAIYGASGVPTASNTAVGIITWGSLTQTVNDLNTFTSSAGLGTVNATITKVGSGTFANDPDSNGEWSLDSQDIVGIAGGVKQLIFYTSPNGNSSSTGITDAGITATYNKAVTDDIVKLINVSLGEDETAAEQSGVQQADDNIFQQAVAQGQIFSVSSGDAGVYQWSTDSFGSPGYVANSAGTVKIDLTHYSVSEPASSPYVIQVGGTTLSTSGTSWTGETVWNEGLSTVGGGDNNQRLWATGGGTSLYETAPSWQSSVSSSTKRVGPDVSFDAALSSGSLIVINGQSDQQVGGTSLASPLFVGAFARIESAASNGIGFPASKFYQDFPTHASLLHDVTSGNNGYQNHGYTATTGFDEATGFGSFSIGALNTFAQANWVSGGGTGGNTPPVANFSASTSGLTATFTDSSSDSDGSIVSRSWSFGDGATSTSTNPSHTYASAGTYSVSETVTDNGGATNTKTASVTVSSSGGGSGSLQNGVAVTGLSATTNHQLTGYTVTVPAGATNLKIAISGGTGDADLYVKFGSAPTTSSYSCRPYLTGNSESCTFSSPQAGTYYVMINAYQSFSGVSLKATWTP, from the coding sequence ATGAAGATCGATGCACTCGCTTTTGGGATTACCCGCAAGTCCGCATTGACGATCGCCATCGCGCTGGCGATGTCCTCGCTTTCCGCACATGCCGACGAGGCATGGGTATCCACGCATACGCAGGCGGCGATGATGCCGGAGGCCGCGCCTCAGGCCATGGTCGCCGGTGCCACCGCGTCCGCTCCGGTGTCGTCCGGGTATGCGCTGAACATGACCGGCACCCCGCACGTCGACGGTGCCGCGGTGACGGCCATGGCGGCCGACCATCCGTTGCAGGTCACGGTGGGCCTGAAACTGCGCAACGAAGACGCGCTGCAGAAATTCCTTGCCGCGGTGACGACGCCGGGCAACCCGCTCTACGGTAAGTTCCTCACGCCGGAACAATTCAAGGCGCGTTTCGCGCCCACGCAGGCCCAGGTGGATGCGGTGGTCGCCCACCTGAAGCAGTCGGGCTTCGACAACATCGAGGTCGCGCCGAACCATCTCCTGATCTCCGCCACCGGCAACGCCGCCGCCGCCGCCACCGGCTTCCATACCTCGATCAAGCGCTTCGAAGCGAACGGTCGCGAGTTCTTTGCCAACGACACGCCCGCGCTCGTGCCCGCCTCGTTGGGCGATGCGGTGGGCTCCGTGCTCGGCCTGCAGAACGTATCGGTGAAGCACACCATGCACCACGTCTACAAGCCCGACGTGATGACGATCCCTAACGCCGCCAGCCCGCAAGCCGCCGCCGCGGTGACGGGACACCATCCGCAGGACTTCGCCGCGATCTACGGCGCCTCCGGCGTGCCGACGGCCTCCAATACGGCCGTGGGCATCATCACCTGGGGTTCGCTCACGCAGACCGTCAACGACCTCAATACGTTCACCAGCAGCGCCGGCCTGGGCACGGTCAACGCCACGATCACCAAGGTGGGCAGCGGTACGTTCGCCAACGATCCGGATTCCAACGGCGAATGGTCGCTGGACAGCCAGGACATCGTGGGCATCGCCGGCGGCGTGAAACAGCTGATTTTCTACACCTCGCCCAACGGCAATTCGAGCTCCACGGGCATCACCGACGCAGGCATCACCGCCACGTACAACAAGGCCGTCACCGACGACATCGTCAAGCTGATCAACGTCTCCCTCGGCGAAGACGAAACGGCCGCCGAACAGTCGGGCGTCCAGCAGGCCGACGACAACATCTTCCAGCAGGCCGTGGCGCAGGGTCAGATCTTCTCGGTCTCGTCGGGTGACGCGGGCGTCTACCAGTGGTCGACCGATTCGTTCGGCTCGCCGGGCTACGTCGCCAACTCGGCCGGCACGGTGAAGATCGACCTTACCCACTACTCGGTCAGCGAGCCGGCCAGCTCGCCGTACGTGATCCAGGTGGGCGGCACCACCTTGTCCACCAGCGGCACGAGCTGGACGGGCGAGACCGTGTGGAACGAAGGCCTTTCCACCGTCGGCGGCGGCGACAACAACCAGCGACTGTGGGCGACCGGCGGCGGCACGAGCCTTTACGAGACGGCACCGTCGTGGCAATCGTCGGTATCCAGTTCGACCAAGCGCGTGGGCCCGGACGTGTCGTTCGACGCGGCGTTGTCGTCCGGCTCGCTCATCGTCATCAACGGCCAGTCGGACCAGCAGGTGGGCGGTACGTCGCTGGCGTCGCCGCTGTTCGTCGGTGCGTTCGCGCGCATCGAATCGGCGGCGAGCAACGGCATCGGTTTTCCGGCGTCGAAGTTCTACCAGGACTTCCCGACGCACGCTTCGTTGCTGCACGACGTCACCTCGGGCAATAACGGTTACCAGAACCATGGCTACACCGCGACCACCGGTTTCGACGAGGCCACCGGCTTCGGCAGCTTCAGCATCGGCGCGCTGAACACCTTCGCCCAGGCCAACTGGGTGAGCGGCGGCGGCACGGGCGGCAACACCCCGCCGGTGGCGAACTTCAGCGCCAGCACCAGCGGCCTGACCGCCACCTTCACCGACAGTTCGTCGGACAGCGACGGCAGCATCGTCTCGCGTTCGTGGAGCTTCGGCGACGGCGCCACGTCGACGTCCACCAATCCGAGCCACACCTATGCATCGGCCGGCACCTACTCGGTGAGCGAGACGGTGACCGATAACGGCGGCGCCACCAACACCAAGACCGCTTCGGTCACGGTGAGCTCGTCCGGTGGCGGCAGCGGTTCCCTGCAGAACGGCGTGGCGGTGACGGGTCTCTCCGCAACCACCAACCATCAGCTGACCGGCTATACCGTGACGGTTCCCGCCGGTGCCACCAACCTGAAGATCGCCATCTCCGGCGGCACGGGCGATGCCGACCTCTACGTCAAGTTCGGCTCGGCACCGACGACGTCGAGCTACAGCTGCCGCCCGTACCTCACGGGCAATTCGGAATCCTGCACGTTCTCTTCGCCGCAGGCGGGTACGTATTACGTGATGATCAACGCCTACCAGTCGTTTTCGGGCGTATCGTTGAAGGCGACCTGGACACCGTAA
- a CDS encoding alpha/beta fold hydrolase, with translation MIHVHPLAPGSHGVLVHGIEQRYHVFGQGPVCLVHSGGPGVNWDDMRMPRLEEHLTLVYFEPIGTGASGRLPDHPHGYTVDRYAEQLRGLADALSLGRVLVMGHSHGGFVAQRFAIDHPERVRGLLLYATPAFTGDDFMADAARGVDRFVNHWAGTPEAASVLRGWHSPRDSDDAYTASLRDLLPVYFADFHGVDIEALRASLHVGLVKGDDVPFDVRLDLPGLRVPTLVMVGAHDFICGPRWADTLVDLIPDARCAAFDDAGHFVHLERPDAFADAVVAFVQQGVRAAA, from the coding sequence ATGATCCACGTCCATCCGCTCGCTCCCGGCAGCCACGGCGTACTCGTCCACGGTATCGAACAGCGCTACCACGTCTTCGGCCAGGGTCCGGTATGCCTGGTGCATTCCGGCGGTCCGGGCGTGAACTGGGATGACATGCGCATGCCCCGGCTGGAGGAGCACCTCACTCTCGTCTACTTCGAACCGATCGGTACGGGCGCGTCGGGCCGTTTGCCGGATCATCCGCACGGCTATACGGTCGACCGTTACGCGGAGCAGTTGCGTGGCCTTGCGGACGCGCTTTCCCTGGGTCGGGTGCTGGTGATGGGGCACTCGCATGGCGGGTTCGTCGCCCAGCGTTTCGCGATCGACCATCCCGAGCGGGTCCGTGGGCTTTTGCTCTACGCCACGCCGGCATTCACCGGGGATGACTTCATGGCCGATGCGGCACGTGGGGTCGATCGTTTCGTCAATCATTGGGCCGGTACGCCGGAAGCGGCATCCGTGCTTCGCGGCTGGCATTCCCCACGGGATAGCGACGATGCATATACCGCGTCCCTGCGTGACCTGCTGCCGGTGTATTTCGCCGATTTCCACGGCGTGGACATCGAGGCCCTTCGTGCTTCCCTGCATGTCGGCCTGGTGAAGGGAGACGACGTGCCCTTCGATGTACGCCTGGACCTGCCTGGCCTTCGCGTGCCCACCCTGGTCATGGTCGGTGCGCACGATTTCATTTGCGGACCACGATGGGCGGACACGCTCGTGGACCTGATTCCCGACGCCCGATGCGCCGCGTTCGATGATGCCGGGCACTTCGTTCACCTCGAGCGCCCGGACGCATTTGCCGACGCGGTGGTCGCTTTCGTTCAACAGGGCGTTCGCGCCGCGGCCTGA
- a CDS encoding YccF domain-containing protein, with protein sequence MKTIGNLIWFIFGGLLMGLGWWLAGLIALVTIVGIPWARSCFVIGSFAFFPFGKEAIDRRELSGQGDIGTSPLGTIGNVIWFVFAGIWLAIGHVCSAVACCVTIIGIPFGWQHLKLAGIALAPIGKTVVSTDVAAASRRINAEASVFRMRGA encoded by the coding sequence ATGAAGACGATAGGCAACCTCATCTGGTTCATTTTCGGCGGCCTGTTGATGGGCCTGGGCTGGTGGTTGGCCGGCCTGATCGCCCTGGTCACCATCGTCGGCATTCCCTGGGCGCGCTCCTGCTTCGTGATCGGGTCGTTCGCGTTCTTCCCGTTCGGCAAGGAGGCCATCGATCGACGTGAATTGTCGGGGCAGGGCGATATCGGCACGAGCCCGCTGGGCACCATCGGCAACGTCATCTGGTTCGTCTTCGCGGGTATCTGGCTCGCCATCGGGCACGTCTGCTCGGCCGTGGCGTGCTGCGTGACGATCATCGGTATTCCTTTCGGCTGGCAGCACCTGAAGCTGGCCGGCATTGCACTCGCGCCCATCGGCAAGACCGTGGTGAGCACCGACGTGGCCGCGGCGTCGCGCCGGATCAATGCCGAAGCCTCGGTGTTCCGGATGCGCGGCGCGTGA